In one window of Romboutsia hominis DNA:
- a CDS encoding patatin-like phospholipase family protein, with protein sequence MNKSTFNMLTFDGGGLRGSLSIRLFDKIQKEYPNILKETNLLGGTSTGSLIALGLSYGLSCESIKKLYSLEYAKYIFKNPQQEIFRPKYNNDNLKKVLLSIFPEDLRLKDLKKLVVIPTFYIGDDNNSWRAIYYNNLPNSETENARVVDVAMSSCAALIFFPTYKNHIDGGIMANNPSLACLIYAMSKEIGKSINDMRILSIGTGYKFDKIIEDTSEWGALDWILSNEPDFPIISVVLESSLSTSNEFCKKLLEDNYFRVNPKTDIDIGMDNYNALDYLNKVSKDYDVKDIINWLNTKWK encoded by the coding sequence ATGAACAAATCTACTTTTAATATGCTTACATTTGATGGTGGTGGTCTTAGGGGATCTTTAAGTATAAGACTATTTGACAAAATACAAAAAGAGTACCCAAATATATTAAAAGAAACTAATTTATTAGGGGGAACTTCAACAGGTAGCTTAATAGCTCTAGGTCTTTCTTATGGATTAAGTTGTGAAAGTATAAAAAAACTATATTCATTAGAATATGCTAAATATATATTTAAAAATCCTCAACAAGAAATATTTAGACCAAAATATAATAATGATAATTTAAAAAAAGTACTACTTAGTATATTTCCAGAGGATTTAAGATTGAAGGACTTAAAAAAACTCGTTGTAATTCCTACTTTTTATATAGGGGATGACAATAATTCTTGGAGAGCTATATATTACAACAATCTACCAAATTCAGAAACAGAAAATGCAAGAGTTGTAGATGTTGCTATGTCAAGCTGTGCAGCTTTAATTTTTTTCCCAACCTATAAAAATCATATAGATGGTGGGATAATGGCAAATAATCCAAGTTTAGCTTGTTTGATATATGCAATGTCAAAAGAGATTGGTAAAAGTATAAACGATATGAGGATACTATCAATAGGTACAGGATATAAATTTGATAAAATAATAGAAGATACTAGTGAATGGGGAGCACTAGATTGGATATTAAGCAATGAACCTGATTTTCCAATAATATCTGTAGTACTAGAAAGTAGTTTAAGTACTAGCAACGAGTTTTGCAAAAAGCTATTAGAAGATAATTATTTTAGAGTAAACCCTAAGACAGATATAGATATAGGCATGGATAATTATAATGCTCTAGATTATTTAAATAAAGTTTCTAAAGATTACGATGTAAAAGATATTATTAACTGGCTAAACACAAAATGGAAGTAA
- a CDS encoding putative bifunctional diguanylate cyclase/phosphodiesterase: protein MKIRGNYKRYICSNIILFILIALLIGFSWILHSEKGIENSIKKELAIEKLDEAVRDNNHIFSLKINDVDGNYIKYSYLDKSNIIKIGIIRIIIFLIIIYIIIIINKKIKTFLGKKSYKKMHEFVRYNEILIEGKKYLSDNKNENLIAINFDIDKFKIINDVYGYKAGDEVLNSIAINIDKYFKDRGIYGRITGDIFIIITKIKSKEDIKDILELIKTKIINVNLKDFNISVNVSIGLCEVEQGEDDIEKIISNADMARIKSKEINNISHVIFDEKLKQEKKKLIELERDLFKSIDNNQLRLYYQPKFNIHTKDIVGAEALIRWEHPTRGMISPMVFIPLAEKTRFINKIGRWVLEEACKIIKKQENEGLDVVPIAINLSRVELYQKDLVDFIEEMLKKYKINPNLIEIEVTETTALKDLKFINKKLSDIKSLGIKIAMDDFGTGNSNLSGLKDICIDVLKLDKSLLNDIEKDLKTQVMVKSILNLSKDLELMTICEGVENTSQVEILKNINAEVVQGYVYSKPLEEEKFNRLIKDKSLYKDK from the coding sequence CTTGGATATTGCACTCAGAAAAAGGTATAGAAAACAGTATTAAAAAAGAATTGGCAATAGAAAAATTAGACGAAGCCGTTAGAGATAATAATCATATATTCTCTTTAAAAATAAATGATGTAGATGGAAATTATATAAAATATAGTTACTTAGATAAAAGTAATATTATAAAAATAGGAATAATAAGAATAATTATTTTTTTAATAATAATTTACATAATTATAATCATAAATAAGAAAATAAAAACATTTTTAGGTAAAAAATCTTATAAGAAAATGCATGAGTTCGTAAGATATAATGAAATTTTAATTGAAGGTAAAAAATATTTATCAGATAATAAAAATGAAAATCTAATAGCTATAAATTTTGATATAGATAAATTTAAAATAATAAATGATGTATATGGATATAAAGCCGGCGATGAAGTATTAAACTCCATTGCTATTAACATAGATAAATACTTCAAAGATAGAGGAATCTACGGTCGAATTACAGGAGATATATTTATAATAATTACTAAGATAAAATCAAAAGAAGATATAAAGGATATATTAGAACTAATAAAAACTAAAATTATAAATGTAAATCTTAAAGATTTTAATATAAGTGTAAATGTCTCTATTGGGTTATGTGAAGTAGAACAAGGTGAAGATGATATAGAAAAAATTATAAGTAATGCAGATATGGCTAGAATTAAATCTAAGGAGATAAATAATATAAGTCATGTAATCTTTGATGAAAAGTTAAAACAAGAAAAGAAAAAGTTGATAGAGTTAGAAAGGGATTTATTTAAATCTATAGATAATAATCAACTTAGATTATATTATCAGCCAAAGTTTAATATACACACAAAAGATATAGTAGGGGCAGAAGCTCTAATAAGATGGGAACACCCAACAAGAGGTATGATAAGTCCGATGGTATTTATACCTTTAGCAGAAAAAACTAGATTTATAAATAAAATAGGTCGTTGGGTATTAGAAGAAGCTTGTAAAATTATAAAGAAACAAGAAAATGAAGGATTAGATGTAGTTCCAATAGCAATAAATTTATCTAGGGTAGAGTTATACCAAAAGGATTTAGTAGATTTTATTGAAGAAATGTTAAAAAAATATAAAATAAATCCAAATTTAATAGAGATAGAAGTAACAGAAACTACAGCTTTAAAGGATTTAAAGTTTATAAACAAGAAATTAAGTGATATAAAGTCTTTAGGTATAAAGATAGCTATGGATGACTTTGGTACTGGAAATTCAAACTTAAGTGGCCTTAAAGATATATGTATAGATGTTTTAAAATTAGATAAATCACTTTTAAATGATATAGAAAAAGATTTAAAAACTCAAGTTATGGTAAAGTCTATATTAAATTTATCAAAGGATTTAGAATTAATGACTATATGCGAAGGTGTAGAAAATACAAGTCAAGTAGAGATATTAAAAAATATAAATGCAGAGGTCGTGCAAGGCTATGTATATTCAAAGCCATTAGAAGAAGAAAAGTTTAATAGGTTGATTAAAGATAAATCATTATATAAAGATAAATAG